A window of Phyllobacterium sp. T1293 contains these coding sequences:
- a CDS encoding DMT family transporter yields MENTTSPQMRGVGTMAGAMFILPMMDAIAKWLSTVDSLPPATVTLSRFVVQTILTLLIIVALTGMRSLKPHNLWGNLFRGFLMGIGSLCFFAAVKYMPLADAMAVFFVEPLMLTLLSAVVLKETVGWRRRIAVAIGFIGTLIVIQPSWELFGWVSLLPLGTAALFAVYLVLNRRFGAHDTPLVMQLYAGIGGTVTVIVALFFGAWFGVSDMTLGTPATGMSWFLLFAIGAIATGGHLLVVQASRLAPASLLAPFQYLEIVMAVIIGLFVFQEFPTASKWLGIAIIIASGAYVVWREGKKQKAPEPAFN; encoded by the coding sequence ATGGAAAACACAACCTCACCGCAGATGAGGGGCGTTGGAACGATGGCCGGTGCCATGTTTATCCTGCCGATGATGGATGCGATTGCCAAATGGCTTTCCACGGTCGATAGCCTGCCACCTGCGACCGTGACGCTCTCCCGCTTCGTGGTTCAGACGATCCTGACTTTGCTGATTATTGTCGCGTTGACAGGTATGCGGTCGCTGAAACCCCATAATCTCTGGGGCAATCTGTTTCGCGGCTTTCTGATGGGGATTGGCAGCCTGTGCTTTTTCGCCGCCGTCAAATATATGCCGCTGGCTGATGCCATGGCGGTGTTCTTTGTCGAGCCGCTGATGCTGACGCTGCTCTCCGCTGTCGTCCTGAAAGAGACGGTGGGCTGGCGCAGGCGCATTGCCGTTGCCATCGGGTTTATCGGCACGCTGATCGTTATCCAGCCAAGCTGGGAGCTTTTTGGCTGGGTATCGCTGCTGCCGCTGGGCACGGCGGCGCTCTTTGCCGTCTATCTCGTTCTCAATCGCCGCTTTGGCGCCCATGATACGCCGCTTGTCATGCAGCTTTATGCGGGCATTGGCGGTACGGTGACAGTGATTGTCGCGCTTTTCTTCGGTGCCTGGTTCGGTGTCAGCGATATGACGCTGGGAACGCCGGCAACCGGCATGTCGTGGTTTCTGCTGTTTGCCATCGGGGCAATTGCCACAGGTGGCCATCTTCTGGTTGTGCAGGCCTCGCGTCTCGCACCAGCTTCGCTTCTGGCGCCATTCCAGTATCTGGAGATCGTCATGGCCGTCATCATCGGCCTGTTCGTGTTTCAGGAGTTTCCCACCGCTTCGAAATGGCTTGGGATCGCCATTATCATCGCGTCGGGTGCCTATGTGGTCTGGCGCGAGGGCAAAAAGCAGAAGGCTCCGGAGCCCGCTTTCAATTAG